A single genomic interval of Deltaproteobacteria bacterium harbors:
- the hypA gene encoding hydrogenase maturation nickel metallochaperone HypA: protein MHEMSISVNIIEIIKNEMVKNGATRLNTLKIKIGELTAVEPDSLKFCFEACTRGTALEGAALEVEEVPLMGRCGACKRDFRMDNYFMSPCPDCGIKADNIISGQELDIVSMEVD from the coding sequence ATGCACGAAATGTCTATCAGTGTAAACATCATTGAAATTATAAAAAATGAAATGGTAAAAAATGGCGCAACGAGACTCAATACCCTGAAAATCAAGATCGGAGAGTTGACAGCTGTTGAGCCCGATTCCCTTAAGTTTTGCTTTGAGGCATGCACAAGGGGAACAGCCCTTGAAGGAGCGGCGCTGGAAGTTGAAGAGGTTCCGCTTATGGGCAGATGCGGGGCATGCAAGAGAGATTTCAGGATGGACAATTATTTTATGTCTCCCTGCCCAGACTGCGGCATCAAAGCAGATAATATCATTTCAGGGCAGGAACTGGATATAGTAAGTATGGAGGTTGATTAA